The Pomacea canaliculata isolate SZHN2017 linkage group LG14, ASM307304v1, whole genome shotgun sequence genomic sequence TATAAtaatagataaaaaaattaaaaatatatttgtattttgtagtGCATGCCTGTCTATATTTGTAGAAGGTATTCTTGTAAACCTCAATGTATAAACATTTACTAATATCCTGGAATGATGTGGGTTTTGTAATAGTACAATATTTTAATCCGTGTACTTGTattcaatattttactttaaaaataaaaactttatttctgaCAATCTGGTGTTGCCACATAACTTACTGCCTCGTCTTCCTGGTGTTATTTTTAGAAGACTCGCATGGTTACTCAAGTGGAACCAGCCTCTCATGTTGATGTCTATCGCTATTGTAAATCATCTAGCTGTCTTGGTTTATTGTTGACTAAACAATAGGGGTGTAAGAGTGGGGTGTGCAAGGTAGagactgtgcgtgtgtgtgtgcgtgtgcgtgtgtgatagagagatagTCTTAATGTTGACTGGTTACAGtatccttcataccttcatcccaTTGCTTTACTTTCTGTGCCTGAACGTATCTCACCGTTCACTATCTATTCACTTATCATTAGTGGTCTGCACAGCGAGAGCAATCTGTCTTGGTCGTGGTGCGCGCATTACAAGTTTccatcatattattattattattattattattattattattattattattatttaggaaTGGTATGTTAGAACAGAAAAAGggtaaaatatgttaaagaaGTTACAAgtcatgaaaatgttaaaagaatttCAGTGTTGCTTTTAACCTTTTAGAGAAAATGTGTGGCTTCGTGCACATCAACTTCTTGCCTTCTTGGTATTCTTTTGGCAGGAGTACAAAAGCCAGCTCAACAAATGTCTACCAGTCAAAGGCCCAGACAAAGGCCTCCAACCCCACCTTGTAAGTCGACAGTCTGTAATTTTATATTCCTTTCTGAAATTTGAATATTATAATcatctaaataaaaatgtactctTTATGCGCATTAATTTCTTGCTTTCCAGATATGTTTCCAGAAAAGGCAGGAGATAATCCAGATCAGCCAGCCTCCAAAAGACATAAGACCAGACAAAGGTCACCAACCCCACCTGGCAAAGGTAAGTGTTTATGAAAATCATAAAATAGATAAATGTGAAATTCTTTGGCTTGCTTCATTGTAATCCATTAATGTCCATAAGACAAAGACCTCCAACCCCACTTTCCAACAGTAGGTCGACTTACTGTAAGAGTATTGTAATATTACTTGTCTTTctctaattaaaatattaacagcacCTAAATAAAATAGTCTTTTACCCGCagtttattcaatttttttaattcttgaatGCCTTTCAGAAGAAGCAGCATTGCCCCAGGTGAATCACCAAATCTCTCCCAAACGCAGACAAAGGTCTCCAAGCCCACCTTCCAGCAGTAGGTCCACTTGTTGTCTTGTACACAGGTGGTTATAAATACTGTCCAGGTAGTGATAAACAAGTGACTGCACGATGAAAAGACGCGTATGTGTACACAAATCTTGACACGAAAGATCAAGAACatatgcaataataataataaaaaaaaataaaaaccattcaGAAAATTTCTTGACAAGGTAGCGGGCTCAGTGCGCTTCACAAATCGACATTAAGTGTGTGAAGTTAGTATTATGATAGTTTTGCGGAGGGAAAGAAGAATGGATGTCCAGAGACTGATGTTgattgcacgtgtgtgtgtgcgtgccgttgtgcatgtgcacgtgtgtgcgcgAGCGTGTCCGATCGTCATTattatattcttcttttattatattCATCTCTTATGCGATGTTTGCCGATTATTTAGATAATTTGGTATTGCAGTTGTCCAGATGTTTCAAAGTGTAAGAGATAATCATATTGAAGCAGTTactaaaagaaaagtaatgacttactttatttctcatttatCAGGAAAAGAGCTTTTCAGCATCGATAACCCAAGTGATAGGGATTCTATAAGCACCATTTCAAGCTCACTCAAGCGCGGTATGATTACTTGATATTTCCCTTTTACTTAGAAATCAAAATGTTAGCTAATCCACAAAACACATTGTCTACACTGTCTACTATCTGGACAAGGGAACAAACTTATTAAAACATCcattctgttttctgtctgaCCTATcctgcttttctctctttctttctttttcttcaattttttcatgtctctctctctctctgtctgtctctctgtttataaaaatatggtTAATTATGCATTGATTAAAATGTGTATCTGTCTAATTGcctgtctcttctgtctttatACTTGACAGAACTTAGCTGGCTTTTTAAATCCTTAAGAAGAAAGAGACCATCTCGGAACAGTAGGTCCACTTACTGTCTTGTATACaactgtttatgtttatgcttatattcaattcaattcaattcaattcaattcaatttaactttattatctcactaggagaaattaaaagacgtggtaaaacaactggctgataataaaacttataataaaaacttaataacaacttaattccactcaaactatcatctcacacaaacacctacagtccatgtaaatacccgactaaataagaaacaacactaaaactatattcccaaaaccacacacccacaccctcacactcacaaatccttccaacacttattcagtaatacaacagactggtgtataaaactattccgagaacgggcagtggaagctctgggtacaataaaacgtctcttggacggaagaaggttataataTTGAGCTAAAACATGTGTACTATCTTTCGCAATCgctctcgctttccgtactactcgcctcgcatacaactcactcagacactcctgcttctccccaatcaccttcccactcacactcacaactctatctaacacattcctattactagctctcaatcctccataccaacataaaaatccaaatgtcagcacagactcaagaaaacatctataaaaagcacttaaaacctttttgttgacatccagggaacggagtttttgtaaacagtacaatctagattgacatttcttatgAATAACCTCAGTAttggtgttaaaagtgagtttgtcgtcaatcacagttcctaaatatttgtactgatcaACACGTTCAACCTTGGCACCATCAATATAGAGGTCAGGGATAAAAGTGTTcttgcgtctgaaatcaatcaccagctcttttgttttctttacatttagatcaagatagttttctttgcaccagttatgaaatttatctactgcatcaacataggcagagtgtgagtttgagaggtctaggagagcagtatcatcagagtatTTAATCAAGAGAGACGAATCAGTGCCACGACAGTCATTGGTATAGAGGGTGAAGATTACAGGCGAGAGACATGTACCCTGAGGGCTCCCAACagatgtatttctggaagaggagagtgcatgctggaaacagactgtctGGGAACGTTTTACCAGAAAGTTAACAATCCATAGGATGAGTTTGGGGCTGACATCAAGTTGAAGAAGTTTCAGAGCTAACAGATGAGGCTGtatagtattaaatgcagaagaaaatcaataaaaagaatatgtacataggagccagacctgtctaagtgagagtatgcattgtgcagaagagtgagtgtggcATCGTCAGTGGATCTGTGCTGTTTGTATGCAAATTGAAAGGgatcgaggtgttgttgtgtctgtgagagaagtgtgCGAAGGATGATGCGTTCGAAGCATTTCATAACAATAGAGGTCAATGCCACGGGCCTGTAATCATTTAGTTCAATCGGGTTTCTGGTTTTAGGAACAGGACAAATGATggattttttccagatatttggTACAGTACTCACTTTTACCGACCAAGAGAACAACTGAGTAAAAACACCAGACAGCTGAGTCGCACAGTTTTTCAACACTCTTCCACAAATACCATCAGGGCCACATGCCTTCCACACATTCACACGTCTAAAAAGGGATAAAACAGCATTTTCCTCAATCACAAAGTCATCCAGTTCGCTCCCATGCTGCTCCTCCCCTACTCTCTTCTCCAGttcagaaatcacattaaataactCCTCCCCAACATCATCCCTCTCAAAGcgacaataaaattcattcagtttgtttgcatAATCTACTCTTTCTTCCAAGGACATGGAGAAGACACTGGTCAGCGGGTGATTTTGACCCGTCAATATTTTCAGGCCTTTCCATGCATCCCTCATGTTCCCACCCTCAAACTGCTTCTCTACCTTTCCTTTATAATCTAACTTGGCTTTTCTAATTTCTCCCCTCAGCTTTTTCTGTACCCGCTTTCTATCTATTCTATCGCCTGTCTGAAATGCAACCTTCTTAGCGTTTAGAGTGTTTTTCAGTTGCCTAGTAAATCCAGGGTTTGTTGTTTGGTAAATTTTTCACTACTTTCCTTGGGATAATCATGTCTTTACAAAAACcaatataatcagaaataacATCGGTGGCAGTATGGACATCATCAGCAGAATCCAGAAAAACATTCCAGTCGGTGCATTCAAAGCAACCCTGCAACCGCTCAACAGAATCGTGAGACCAGATTTGAACAGTACGCGTAACAATGGGGTTAGTTTGAACTATCGGTTTGTAGGCAGGAATAAGATGTACAGCGTTGTGATCGGACTGACCGATGTTAGGGAGCCGGATGGATTTGAATGCATTGGGTATGTTGCCGTAGCAACGATCGGGTTGACAGTCAAGACGGGTAGTACAAGTTACATATTGTTTGAAAGCAGGCAGAGCAGATCGTAAATCACAGTTATTAAAatcaaaagttattaaaaaaatattagtattGACTAGACAATTAGAGTGAAAGTATAGGTGCTCTGGAGAAAGactgcgcgcgcatgtgtgggAAAGTCTACAAGTGTGATTGTCAGTGTGTGCATACGTATGTATATGTCCTTGCAAATGTGCGTAAATAtgtggaatgtgtgtgtgtaatttgtAAATATGTGAAATATGTGTGTAATGCTATGtctatgtatgtttatatgtaagAATGTGTTGGGTTGTTGTGTTAAAGGGTAAACAGTATGAAAGAATTTACCACAAATGATAACAAGGTTTTAACATTTTTCGTGTTGATTTTAACTTTCTAGAGAAAACATATCCCTTTATACATActactttcttgtttactttacaATAGGAGCACCCACCAGCAGTGATACCATCCCTCAAAGGACTCCAAGCCCACAGGCCAAAGGTAGGTCAACTTGCTTTCATCTTATCaataatatcaatatttatataaaaataaaaaataattaatattatctaaataaaaatttacttcttAAGGCAACAATTACTTGCATTCGTGATCGTTTTTTAGAGGGTGCAGGGGTAGATTGTCTGAATGAAGAAGTTTCTTACATAACTTCCGGCAAAGACCTCCATGTCTCGTGCGCCGTTGATTATATTATTAGTACATGATCTTATGGAGTGTTCTCTACTAGACTGATGCTAATGTTTCATTAATATATTCTAATCTTTGGCTGGTTTGGGGGAAGCTGCTTTGGTGGTAACGGTCATCCCTACTTAAAGTCTCTCTCCTTTTGTCTCTACCTTACTTTTCCTCTGTCTGTATGTCTCCTGGATCGTTCTCCGTctcttatataaatatacacacacagagtaaaaaaaaaccacaattttctttcagtgCAAAATAAGCATTTGAGCATAAATATACAAGATTTTGTAATTACGGACATGAAAATAGTTTGCATCACACTTTATCAAGAATGTGTTGAAAGTCTACGAATAGTAAACACGCTTGACCATAGTTTATTACTTTTCCGTAGAGATTAAACTGCAGCATCGACTTCCATACAGTTAGTTACAAAAATTTggcttttttctatttttttcaggaGCGTCTAGTCTCAATATAGAAAACCAAAGTATTCGAAGCGGTATGtatcttgttctttctcttctgtttgaaAATTGTCTTTCAATTAATAGACAGAGACAATGGTCTAAGCAAAGGGTTCACAGGTCTCTTATCAAAAGTCTCCTTTTTTGCTTACTTTGCCTGTCctcttgtctgtttgtctgtctgcctattTACTTATGCGAATTCCCAAACAAATCTCATTTCATGTAAAGTGGAAGGTCACATTAATGTTGCTTATACGTTAACGGGAAGGATTTAGGTATGAACAGATAAGACTAgaaagaaacttaaataaaaaacaagggAACATCAGATCAAAGTGATTTAATCTTCTTATTATAGAAGTAGATAACTAAACAGCACTAAAACAATTActtatttctatatttaattGTCTTCCACCTTCATCAGTctaattactattttttatttcattgaacAAAGACATACAAGAGTAAAGAATGAGGAGATATGATAAGGACAGAACATCTTTTTTCAGATGGCAGCGCTAAAGGAAGGAAGCTAAAGAGATGCCTTGCCATACTCCTTGCTCTTATTGCgtcatttgttgttatttccGGTGTGATTGTTgtcatttactattttaaaaacaaaggtaacAGAAaattggcttttattttttcttaaataaaggtgtgtgagtgtgtgtgtgtgtgtgagagagagagaatcagttATGAATTATTCTGTTGTGAATCCACATTGTTTATTCAATCTTCACAAATCTGgacaaaagattatttttttttaatctcggGAGGGAGGTTCAATAACTACCCTTGGTTGCCTTATGATGTTTTGCGGAATTTCATGCTAAGTTTACTGTTTTTCTTGGTTTATTTAACTCAACTGGAGTCCTccgtgacaatgtgtgtgtgggggaggaaagggggatatatgtgtgggtgtttacatgttcatttgtttgtatcTTCGTGTGTTCacgtgtttatgtgtttgtgtgcttctatgtttatgtgtataaatAGTGGTATAACATCTCCCTCAACCttgtttgcagaaaataatCAGACAGATACAGGTAagcatatttgttttgttttgttttttgtttgtgtgataaAGTAGAGTAAAATAATTTCCTCACTCTCTTGAGATATGGAGAATAGAGAAGCTATTAAACAACCAACAATCTGAAACTctcatgaaatttaaaaaagcacttCAATACTTTTTCTACCCAAACTCATTTGGTCTTTTTTCACCATGTTGTCTCATGTCATGATATGCGTTTCATAATAATCCCTCATTAACTTTTCAAGTTGCAGATGGTGACCAGCTATTTTCAGGTAAGGaacatttattataaataaattaaattacaataaacataGGAAGAACAGCATATTTAATATCGTACAAACTAAGTATATCAAGGACTACATGTACAAAGACACCCATATCCAAATGTACATCCACCTGATTCACTGAGCAtccttttgtttcatcttcatCACAAACTCTTACTTTCTGTTTAGGGTTACTCAGGGTCAACGAAACATTTACTTACGAGATGGCAGACTCAAGTTCTCCAAAGTTTCTCAGCTTCGAAAAGAGATTTTGCTCTAATGTAAGAATATTAATAAAGGTAGATTATCTTCCTGTGAAAGTAACTGAGTTGTCTCTTAGAATTTTCTCAAGTCTTGTATTACATAAGTAGTGCTGATGTGTTTTATAATTCGCATAAACTAAATTTGAGGAAGATTGGATTGTATGACACACTCAAAAAACTGCTGTCCTGAATTCCACATGACAAttgcaataattaaaatatatttctcctGTTTTCGCAGATTGAGTCCGTTGTGACACGAAATGTCAGCTTTGGAGGctgcaaaataaacagtttaaggTAAACATCAATGGCTTGTGAGTAGATGTGTTTGTGAGGGAGCTGGTAAATGTGAGGATGAGTAAACTAATTGTACAGAGAACTCGTCTGGTGTACACGCTGCTCAACAAACAGTGTTCATATAAACAAttccatatttttaaagatgaagtCCCCTTTCCGATCGTATAAACCTGAAAAGCATGTATCGATAAACATTTTTGcacaatcatcatcactaatcattattataattattattattgatatttttttaatttgaaatttgatacTTTGTCTTCCTGAAGCAAAGGCTCCATTATCGTCAACTTCACTTTGGCGATAACAAACCCGATGTCTGTCAACGAGACGCGGGACCTGCTTCTCTGTCTGTTTAACGGCACTCAAGTGGGAACCATGAGAGTCGATTCTCGGGcaacacaatttattttcaatccTCATGGAAATGGTGAGTTGAGATTACTAACGACTCATCGACGTCGATCGTCACTATTTTTTACTAACAATCCCAATCAACCTCTGACCTCAATAAACCCCGTCCTCATGACCTACCTTGACCTTAAATACGCAGGTATCTTGTGTGATAATATGTtgataaatatatgtgtatttaGACTGGGTTATAAAGCTATTGAAACATATATAAGTAGCAAATGTCCGAGAATGAGACAAGGTGAGATATGAGATTGTTTTTGCAGAGACAATCGTCAGTAAAGAGTCGTCCAGCTGCTCATCTGATTATTCACTGCCCATCTCGCCCATGAGCTACACATACCCAGACTACTGTGGAGACTACCAGGTGTGCATCCAGGGCAACTCAGTCCTACAGACATGTCCTCAGGGACAGGAGTTTGCCTACCTGTCGCCAGGTGACACTGTGATTTGTGCCCCGCCTTCCCACAACACCTACTGCGGACAGAAAAAGTCAGAAATGGAAAAAACCACGTCACGACTTCCATCTTCGACTTCTGTGACAGATTCTAAACAAGAAGTGAAATTATCCACTGACACAAGTCAAAATGCTCTTGCATATGCAACATCGTCATTatttccaacaacaacaacaacgacaacgacaaccgCTATGGGTAAAATCATTTTCTcgattatcttttttttttgtaaatttttatttgacgGTTCTGATATATGATTGAGAAATAATGTACTACCATTTAGCATACCTACCTTTTTACATAATTCACAAGTATTCTATAACACCGGCGACTGAAGTTATTGAAATAAAGAGGGTGACAAGGTCTGATACAACGCTTAGTCACAGCAGCACGttgctaaatatttattttcttgcttacaGACTGCTCCAATGTGTTTACCTGCTCAAGCAGTTACACCTTCATGCCTGCTAACGACACCTACCCGGACAACTGTGGAAAATATCAAGAGTGTATCGGAGGAAAGAGTAAAGTTCGATATTGTGCAGAGGGTTCTCACTTCGTATAttcacaacaaaacatcaaCGCTTGCCACGGAACAGACGATCCCCTCACCTACTGCAACATGATGACATTCTTTAAATCAGCTTGCTCAGAAAACTCAAAACACTTTGTGACAACCGAAAGTCAAGACCAGGCGTCACGCTTGCCCTCGTTTCCATAACAACCGATCGGACATCACTCTTACTAATTACTGAAAAACTAGGTGTGTCATCGCCATTTACATCGTcttcatgaaagaaaatgaaaagaaaggcTTGATGTGACGTCACCCATTGTTTCCATGATAACAGAAGGGCAAGGTAGTATGTCACCATCATATTTTCATCAACATTAAGTCAAGGTGTGTCATACCCCAGCCGTCGTCTGTGATGATGTGTGTAAACACCTCGGCAAATCCAgcagcgcaaaaaaaaaaccaaaaaaaaaaccaaaaaaaaaaaaaccgttacATTTTAGAATTTATAAACTCAAGCTGTTCAGAAAGTAATCATTCAAACTGCTGTGTGTAGAGTTTTCATGATTTTATTCCATATTTGAAATCGTGTGAACACAAAATGACAACGTGATATACATGATCATATATATGATAGATTTTTCTGAGACGATGACAGAAAATTACTCATTCAGGTATTAACGTGGGAACTTGGAACTGATTCATTGTGTTCAATACAGACATGTCTGCCTACGTATAATTATAGACATATTCATACTTACAGTCACACGTAATACAAAAAAACGTATGGATGATTATAACGTACAAACTACACTTGCAGCTGTCAAAAGTCGGCTGATACGTCCTGCTGATGATTCCTGCCATTGAAATTTTTCGTAGCTTCACTGTGACAAGAGGACTAGAGGTGAGACAGATGGAGAACGAGGCTGACAGTGTGTGGATGTAACAACAGTCAGGTTGgaaatgtttgtacacatgttgtgatgcaagaaataaataaacgtcATCTTTGAACAAATGTCGACAGCAAATGACGTCATTGATTAcgtgagaaataaaaatagtttcatgTTTCATTGATAGACCCTTGACCTCTTGCTAGACTGTTGACACTCGCCTCCACCCTTCAAcctacccacacacccacacattttCCAGACAACAGTGCTTGActacccctcccctcctctaCCCTGTTTGTCGGGTGGCGGGTTAAAGTATTGTTGACATGAGTCTGACCACAGCAGTAACCAGCGATTCTACTCTAACATCATGCAAGTCTAACTTCATCCTGTCTCATTATGTGTCTGTATTGTAGGTGTGAACTTTATGCGTACTTATGTGTATGTTAAATGTGTAACATTATCATTTcgatttgtgtgtatgtattgtaGATATGTAGCCTTATCACATGTAATTATGTTAAATGCAGAACTTTGTTATGTATTtattatgtctgtatgtgtagcCCTTATGTCTGTGTATCTACTGTAGGTCTGTTACCTTATCGTATGTAATTATGTATATGCTGTTGATATTAACCTTATTGGGTCTAAATATCTATCAACAATTTTCGTGTGGATGACTGctgtcaaattattttatttctacttcttAAGACCTAGGTTATTAATTGCAGCGGGGTTGACAACTAACAGATTAGAAATACATTAATACTTATATAACGGTAATGCGAACCACAATCGTAATGACATTTCGAAAACtattaaagcaaaatataaaagttttacCTTCTCACCATACACACCAGGTCTATTCTGATTTTCACTTCTTTACTTCTTtaagtttctttatttcctaAAGAAACCCTTTCTAGGCCGACTCAAATGAAAATGCCTTCCAGTAGTTTATTTGGACCAGAGGTACAGATTTTTAATAAACTAGCATAGATGCATCTGTATAATTTTGACAGTATTTCACTCAGAATATTGATGCTTATTGttagtaaacaaaatatgtttgttcTCAGAAGTATTCTGtacttttcaagaaaacaattcGATTATGCTTAACTTGTGCAATATTTTACCTATATGGGACTGGTACCAAAATctgaggtggaggaggaggattaaaAACTGTGTACGTTGGCCTCGACAGACATTTACAAACAAGGACAAGCAGAATAAACTCCAGCACTCCCATGATAACCACAAGTGAGCCCCAGGTTTCTGCAAAGAAAACATTGTGTTTATAAGAAGTGAAGAATGCTGTCTACTTTAGAAATGGTGGatggtggatggatggatgatgatgatgatgatgatgatgatgatgatgatgatgatgatgatgatgatgatgatgatgatgatgatgatgattactattattatgtACAATGTATCGAGAGTAGCTCAATTGATAGAAAGTGAATTGCATGAATGAGTATATCTGcgtgtaacattttttaaatatctttccTGATACtcttttactttgtgttttttaaatttattctctctctttctgtgtgtgtgttcttgcatTCTGTCTTGATATCTGCTTGCCTATTCTCTGGTCTAGTGATTTCTTGTCTGCTATGTTAGCTTGTTTCCTCGTCTGCTTGTTATGCATCTCTTTGGCAGACTCACCAACTTTCATGAAGCTGATATCAATGCCCTGAAGTATCACAATCAGCCACATTGCTAGTCCTTTGAATGTTTCCTCAGTCTTATTGGCAACAGTATCCAACATTCTGACGACAGTTTTGTGAGCCTTTCTGATTTTGGCTCTACACTGCCGGTCCTTCTGGGCTATCATGGCCTTGATGTTCTGTTTGTATTcctctgttttatttactgCTTCGTCTTGTTTTCGAAGAACTTCATGAAATCGAGTCTCTGCTGACATGTTCAGACTTTCGTTCAGGAAGGATACAGCTTCTTGGATTTGATTGTCAATGTACAAAGAGACATGAGTCATCTGTGTGGCGGACTTTAAATCAATGATCATTTCTCTTAGTCTCTCTTCTAGAAGGCTGAGCCTTTCttcctgaaaataataatagatacGGAATTATGAAAGAGTTCTAAATATTATATGTTTATCTCAAACAGATcaaatgcttttaaataaaggaaattttCTAAGCATACAGATTGTACTATAATTTAAgtgtatatttcttttaactATGAGATTAGACTTACATTGTATTTGTCACAAATTATTCCTCGACAAATGGGTTTAACCTCATATGTGTACAGGTGTTTTGCGCGGCTTTCAGGATGTATTATTGATAATGGTGTAGTGATAAAGTAAGACTGCAACATTGTTGTAGTACTGTTGtcatcaactttttttaaatgtatgtataaGATGTCGAGTGTGTGACTTTATATTGATATATTGTTCAGGAATGTTTCTTTGGTAttgcaaattaaaaattctCTCATGTTCACTTCtctcataaaaaaatcagagtacatgtataataaaaacaaatttcttgaTTTTATTCTGCCAGACTCTACCCATCggttgaaaagataaaaaaataatacttcacCTGAGACGACGTAACAAAGGTAGAACTGTTGGGACACATGTCCCAGGCTGGAACAATATTGAAGGACGGATCTGAAGACTTGGACCATGGGCTTATGAAGCTCAACCCCATCACCAGCACTCCGCCAAACAAGCTTGAAGTAGaacacgaaagaaaaaaatcaaaaaagaaagaaagaaattggacagaaaaacttttaacaattaaaatatgacaaatagTTGCAGAAAGATATGCTCTTTAAATGTTAACCCAAGtgagatatttttgtctttaagatCGTCTagtcaattttaaaataaaaactatcaAAATATGAATCCATAATTATTTAATTCTCAAGATATAATCCTTTaaatggttcccagtcacttaatccccagacacttcatccccgacacttcatccccgacacttcatcccctagacttttaatccccagacacttaatccctaaactaaatccttaactataaaaattatgaagtcagcgaaaaatttaattgaaatttaaattgaaaccatgcttttaacttcaacgtcatttgaacatcaacaacattagttaaagttcatataagctagtaaatttaatgttcttcaacaatatgatatgaaaattgttcttgagtgttggagatgaagtgtcggggat encodes the following:
- the LOC112554893 gene encoding uncharacterized protein LOC112554893; this translates as MADSSSPKFLSFEKRFCSNIESVVTRNVSFGGCKINSLSKGSIIVNFTLAITNPMSVNETRDLLLCLFNGTQVGTMRVDSRATQFIFNPHGNETIVSKESSSCSSDYSLPISPMSYTYPDYCGDYQVCIQGNSVLQTCPQGQEFAYLSPGDTVICAPPSHNTYCGQKKSEMEKTTSRLPSSTSVTDSKQEVKLSTDTSQNALAYATSSLFPTTTTTTTTTAMDCSNVFTCSSSYTFMPANDTYPDNCGKYQECIGGKSKVRYCAEGSHFVYSQQNINACHGTDDPLTYCNMMTFFKSACSENSKHFVTTESQDQASRLPSFP